In the Aedes aegypti strain LVP_AGWG unplaced genomic scaffold, AaegL5.0 Primary Assembly AGWG_AaegL5_hic_scaff_464_PBJ_arrow, whole genome shotgun sequence genome, TGAGTATCCGACGCCATTACTTTCAGTTATTTCTGCAGGCATTACTCTGCAACGTTTCCCAGGACTTCTCAGAGTTTTTTCTCTATTTCTTCCACTGATATCTCTAGTAGTTACTTTAGCAGATTTCCCAACGATAAGTCCAGTTTTTCCAAGACAATCTTTTATGTTAATGCTAATAGGTGTGGGATTTTTCTTAAACGTTATTCACTTAGAATAATGTTTACGCCAATTTAACTGTGACAGTGTAGACTTTGAAATAGAATATTTCAGTGATTTtcatgaattattatttatttatataaactTCCAATGCACATCTTGTCAAATCATTTTAAGCAATCGATCcttatttttttacatgttttccTAGTGGATTCGCCTTCTTCTGGTTGTTCTTGGAAGCATACTGTTGGTAATCACCATGCGCAAGCTGCGTACCAATTGTGTTACTATACCTTGTCTATACTATACTATACCAGTGCCAAATTTctccgatttttttcaaactagTGAAATATTTTACTAACAGAATGTTACATACATGTTAAACCAAAGAAAAACAATCCAAATGCAACATATTTGTGATGGGCAGGCTTTATtttgctcatcttgatctgatagatggagcgacctcgtacgctcacaacaattatgagtcagcattcgatgttggttgaataatccgtggctgagagagtggagagaaacgttgttctatccaaacgcacatcttccatttgacagctctagcttaCTGCGATGCTCTGCAAATacatcatcattgcttttgggatgaactgaggttggtttctccctgggagggaggcacagatactacacacgaaatatagaacaacgtttgtttgaactgcaagataactccagcttgccaactacaatcaaggcaggcttggggaaaaacgctagttttcttttgttgtgtatttTCGATCTTTCCTGTCAAACATgcaaaaagggccacagttttctatgcactaaatattcattttcattgcaaaaaagtaaaatgatgcgtttttcaatgctttatattcaattagattgaaaggtgctcacgtgacattactagCATTaagtgcatgaattgattttcattcgatttttgtcacttttgatgaaatgcgaaaatgtgttttaatcagttacgcgctctttccatgttagtccaatgtttgagatctgggctcacagtgacagttcattacagcggaatcccggctcactatgacgtacagaaattttgtattggtttctcccttccaggtttctccgtcaacgcaagagcatgatttcgctttcctctttgcccttttgggcaaagagctacaaagagacaactaagagctgtctggaaatgcttttccccgaactgagaaatgggAAAAATGCTCTGCCTCTAACTGAGAAAGGGAGAAAATAATCTCTTTCTCTTTTAAGCAGtgaggttgtcaaaacaaactctttaccactgtgggaatgaaaataagtaaacacaaacgtgtaaactcttcatcccgcagagctcgtacgctcagtttgtgtgtgtgggtaaaatcgcttctcttttgtagttgatcattGAAAGGGGGAGAAAGAGGATAAGTCAAGAAAAAGGAAGAAGCCTGGTgatgaggccttccttagccgagtggttagagtccgcggctacaaagcaaagtcatgctgaaggtgtctgggttcaattcccggtcggtccaggatcttttcgtattggaaatttccttgacttccctaggtatatagtataatcgtacctgccacacgatatacgaatgcgaaaatggcaactttggcatagaaagctcttagcttagctttaactgaggaagtgctcataagaacactaagctgagaagcaggctctgttccagtggggacgttaatgccaataagaagaagatatttgtGATGTTCAAAAATTGTTAAACAGTTAGAACACAATTTGAAAGTTGATGTTGATTGCTatcattttaaaactttttcccACCAAAACTCAAGATTACGATTGAAACACCTGTAGATTGTTGCTATGAAAAATCGAATTACGAGAAATGTTATGCGATTGATGGTATGAAAAAAAACgtgtttttgttcaaaacattttgattttacATGTATATGTGGCAAAAACATAAGTTTGCAGCCATGTGATAAATTTactaatttattattttaaatgagAACTCCTACCTCCTGGTACCTGTTTAAATTAGTTTTGTTCTTTTGGTTTCCTTAAGGTTTCTTATTGGTTCCTGTTTGGTGTCTTTTTTCAAGCATGAGGCCAATaaagttcatatttttgagacacTCTGTCGCTACCAACCCTAAGATATAGTTTTATAAAAGTTTAGGTAATTCTTTCAAactattttattcaaaataaattgagcTTGACCAATTTGTGATCCTGCCAACTCAGACAACACTGCTTTTTAAAGAACGCATCCTAACACAATTGCTTATATTTTCAGCTAGCAAAAGATCTACTCAATTATGACGATGTAATTTCTATGGGAAGAACTGCTATGCTAAAGGAAAATGTAATGCCGAGCCGGAATGTCCCGGTAATATCAGGTCACAATCCGGCACACTACACTCACGAGTTTCCCCGACAACGACTCGTTCATGATGCAAGAAGAGCAGCCAGCACCGGTagatgacgacgacgatgagTCTTTGCTAGAGGAAATGGTCCAACGTAACGGCGAGGATAATCACGAAATGCCTGGATACCCTGCACACATGCAACCAAGTCccaatagaagagtttttgcaTATTTGCCGTTCCTGTTTGAGCACTGATAAAACCAATCTTGTGTCCGCTTTCGATGATAGATTAGCAGAAATATTTCAACAGTTTACTAGCGTGAATATAAACGAACACGATGGCATTTCCACTATGATATGTGTTGGACTGTAAATCGAGACTGCTGGAGATTCACTTCTTCCGAGATACTTGCGTCACAAACACACAAATTTTTgattcatcgctatcaaaaagtgCTACGGAATGGCGCAAGATGGCGCGCATAACGATCAAATCTCATCATACTGTTGGCTATGCTCCTCAAGTAATTCCGAGCGCTAGTAATTACAATCGTTTCGACATGGGTGCCGATGACCCGGAGGAACCTCCTGATGCCACAAAAAGAAGAAATGGAGGTACAAGTCCATAAACCTAGCAGACCCCGTGGTAGACCTTCCGAAGGTACCACCGACTCCACCCAAACCGCTTTCTCTCCGAAGCCCTTCGTTAtcgagaaaaagaagaaaacgcAAAAGATTGCCACCATGAAGAAACGCTTCAAGTGCCAATTTTGCCGAAAGGAATTACAACTCACGACCTGGATACGAAATGCATTTAGTAAGTATGGTCAAAGGTTTTGCTTAGAAAAAAGCCTACGTCCAGACGGAACTTCTTTTTGACTCCATTTCCACACCCCTTCTTAACATTAAGGATTTGTAACTTTGACAGAATTtcgatgttttcttcaaaattcaaaaaaagtttgaaaatctagtCTCCATATATTACCTGATTACTCCATTGATCTGAAGCCATTTTCGTGGCGTACAAGCACCACTCCATTGTTATGTATATACTATATTTCAGGCAACTCACAAGTACCATCAGCAGAGTGATTTCACCGAAGAGTGCAAACGGTGCGACATTCTGACGCGCAAGGGCGAAGTTCATCGTTGCTACAACGACATCCTGTACTGCTACGTGTGCGGAGGAAAGTATGGCAAGTGGGGCCACTGAAGCTCACCTGGCTAGTATAGTACATCGTATCAAAACGAAGCGGCGGGCCAGCTATGCTGGACTCAAAGAAATTTGGAATACGTAGGCTGGCAACCCAGGGTGACGCCTTGAAAGTGGTGAGTATGTTTGGTGGAAAACACTTTTTCTGTAACCTTCAAAAATTTGACTTGGCTTATCACAGTTTCGCAACTTCTTCTCACTCGATCATTTTTCTCCAATGTGGACGGTTCGCTTAGTTATTATGACTAGATAGGTGTCGtggaggggccttccttagccgagtggttagagtccgcggctacaaagcaaagccatgctgaaggtgtctgggttcaattcccggtcggtccaggatcttttcgtaatgaaaatttccttgacttccctggcatagagtataatcgtacctgccacacgatatacgaatgcgaaaatggcaactttggcaaagaaagctctcagttaataactgtggaagtgctcattgtaCAGGATAAATCTCTGAGAAGTCAAGCAGGTTCGACATCATCCGGTGTTCAAGCATAAAATCATGTTAATCAGGGTAAACATAGTCCTTGGGTTGCTACAAAATAACATTGCTCACAATCATCTTCAGAATATTAGATGCAGCAGAAAGGGCAATAACTCCTCTGTAGTTTCCTAGTTACTACCATTACGTTTTCATCCTTTTATGATTTGGAATCATTAGCTTAACCTAATCTCAGCCTAACTGATTATGTGGGCCACCTTAACAATCTCAGAAAATGGGAAGCTTTGCATCAGTTTTAATGGCTCTCAGTTAGATAACCATAATTCTACCTTACAATCATCACGGAGCTGAGTTCTGTAATTAACTGAAGCCATCGATCTTAAGGCATGCCtaaaatagaaaaatgtgtagaatttgatGCTTTGAGACATAGAAATATCATGATTAAAAAAGAGTGCTTCGTAAAGTCCAAATCCAAGTTTTTTGTGTTTGGTTTCGAAGCTGAAAGTGGTTTGTGGCTGTTCAGTCTAGGATggaagatcaattggtgagctcgtttcatgctattaTTTTAAATGTTTACACGTTACATTACAATATACACTTTTTTTGACATCGATAGAAGTGTTATTTTTATGGGTTTTGTCCATTCGCTTctatttttgtaatgaaaaagcCTTGTTGTAGTTTGTCACTATAAGTGTGGACttactatacactttttcaaCGATTAATAGAAGACTCCTTGCTTTGACAACAATTAAGATGTACTTTCTGATAAAAATTGATGTCACACTAACAATCCTTCCCTTCCCCATTCACCGTAAGGACATGGTCGGCGTCGTTTTTGACTttataatgtttggagttcGATAAATTGTACATTGAGGATAGCAGGCTACTTCCAACCAAGAGTTgactgcagaggattagccctgccgaggctggtcccttgtaacattgtttgagTCGggtaggagaagcagtttgtctaggctacttctgctacatgtgaAGACACGAAGAAATACCGTATGGTGGTTCTgaggagatgagggtctgaggccAATGGTAATGTCGGTGCactctgtacaccacttgagcaatgcAGCGAGAACTGTTCAtgtacagtgcatgggctggttttagtaGATAGTCGTTTGTGCGACATCAGTtcactccctgagttaccttctcaggggctctgttttcagatttcccatttgtaaaaaacaaaaaaaaacatgaacattACTTTTGGGTAATTGTTATATTCTTCCATCATATGGCAGAGGCTCTATGCAGCAAATAGAAATATAggcattccatttttttttttatttctaaaaccAACAATCATGTCATATCAAcattaaaaaatcaaagttgtaCAAATGCTAACCGTATCATTGCATTTCTTGTCTCTTCCAAATCAGGCCTCCACAGCCCTAGCCGCACAACAGGAGGAATCTGAGGAGGAAGACGATGACTACGAACCACCGAGGCCGGAAGAGGATCCAGAGAAATCAGAAAGTTCTCGCAGTGCTACAAGCTCTCCTAACGACCATCAAAGCAAATGTAGCTTCTGTGGGGTTGGGTTCCTGTACAACTCAAGTCTggagatgcacatgaaaacgcACAGTCCAATTGAGCTGACACAGTGTAATGAATgtgattcaaattttgaatctt is a window encoding:
- the LOC110681144 gene encoding uncharacterized protein LOC110681144, which codes for MTKEENPSLLFFSVPRNPNERRKWLLQIGMLENAIEANMNNVLAVCELHFDLAKDLLNYDDVISMGRTAMLKENVMPSRNVPVISGHNPAHYTHEFPRQRLVHDARRAASTGR